A single region of the Thunnus maccoyii chromosome 10, fThuMac1.1, whole genome shotgun sequence genome encodes:
- the LOC121906064 gene encoding cholecystokinin-like gives MNVGICVCVLLAALSSGSLSLPSQSMSQRADGETLVSDSLPAPSPNHTRQVRSAPALPSGQLANYNQPREEADARNSLSQLLARLISRKGYQTRSSITSRASGLSPSHRIKDRDYLGWMDFGRRSAEEYEYSS, from the exons atGAATGTaggtatctgtgtgtgtgttctcctgGCTGCTCTGTCCAGTGGTTCCCTGAGTCTGCCCTCACAGTCAatg TCACAGAGAGCTGATGGTGAGACTCTGGTGTCAGACAGCCTACCTGCCCCTTCACCCAACCACACACGCCAGGTCCGCTCAGCTCCAGCGCTCCCCTCAGGGCAGCTTGCCAACTACAACCAACCCCGGGAGGAGGCAGACGCTCGAAACAGCCTGAGCCAGCTACTGGCCAGACTGATCTCCAGGAAAG GCTACCAAACCAGATCCTCCATCACCAGCAGAGCCAGTGGTCTCTCCCCCAGCCACAGGATAAAGGACAGAGATTACCTGGGCTGGATGGACTTTGGGCGGCGTAGTGCGGAGGAGTACGAATACTCCTCATAA